One Artemia franciscana chromosome 7, ASM3288406v1, whole genome shotgun sequence DNA segment encodes these proteins:
- the LOC136029160 gene encoding E3 ubiquitin-protein ligase NRDP1-like isoform X4 — translation MGIDITRFCGDVDGDLLCSICSFVLEDPIQAPDCEHVFCNTCITEWLTSNQTCPLDRTNLTVGALKPAPRILRNFLSRLTLSCYYQIQGCPALLTLESLATHLLDCDFNPKRLVTCQSGCGISITFEELQKHNCLQCLKFDMELLTIVQKENEEKISEMQSELNLQAIVQKQNEEKMLKMQFELDLLKAEIDKLKKGNPAKQSTSSDSQLLPTAGQSQAVNQGTVLTDQSWLTNISIYMNTRDLLFQYCCPTPKKWMLKIARKNISESLCPLEIVNTLIQNSHESRWPPGIRSEEAREANRDQLTAYRYRYLYKTFKNNQLGNGIEVLTSIGIIMAVDNTHMDEDMVINPGFLVLMTLNLHPMEG, via the exons GCTCCAGATTGTGAACATGTATTTTGTAATACCTGCATAACTGAGTGGTTAACATCAAACCAGACTTGTCCTCTAGACAGAACCAATTTAACTGTTGGTGCTCTGAAGCCTGCTCCAAGGATTCTGAGGAATTTTTTATCTag ATTAACCTTGAGCTGTTACTACCAGATACAAGGATGTCCCGCCTTATTGACATTGGAAAGTCTGGCAACACATCTTCTAGATTGCGATTTCAACCCCAAAAGGCTTGTAACTTGCCAATCAGGATGTGGTATTTCTATAACTTTTGAGGAACTACAAAAGCATAATTGCCTTcaatgtttaaaatttgatatgGAGTTACTGACAATagttcaaaaagaaaatgaagaaaaaatttctgaGATGCAGTCAGAATTGAATTTACAAGCAAtagttcaaaaacaaaatgaagaaaaaatgttgaagatgcAGTTTGAATTGGACTTGCTTAAAGCAGAAAttgataaactaaaaaaaggaaacccgGCGAAGCAGTCAACGAGTTCAGATTCACAACTGTTACCAACAGCTGGACAAAGTCAGGCAGTAAATCAG GGTACAGTACTTACAGATCAAAGTTGGttaacaaatatttcaatttatatGAATACTCGCGATCTTCTATTCCAATATTGTTGCCCTACACCTAAAAAGTGGATGTTAAAG atagCCAGAAAGAATATATCCGAGTCTTTATGTCCTTTGGAGATAGTTAACACTCTGATTCAGAACTCACACGAAAGTCGATGGCCTCCTGGTATACGTTCCGAAGAAGCTCGAGAAGCAAACCGGGATCAATTAACAGCCTATCGATATCGATATTTATATAAAACCTTCAAAAATAATCAACTGGGAAATGGTATTGAAGTTTTGACATCAATTGGTATTATAATGGCAGTGGATAACACTCACATGGACGAAGACATGGTTATTAATCCTGGATTTTTAGTTCTTATGACGTTGAATTTACATCCCATGGAAGGCTAA